ACGCTGCTGCTAACCATAAGAGTATTATTGGTTTTGGGCAAGCTGTATCAATTAGTAATGCAGATTTATTGACTTTACCCTGCGATGTCTTAATACCAGCAGCTTTGGAGAACCAAATCACTCAAGAGAATGTCAATCAAATCCAAGCGCAGATTATAGCAGAAGCAGCCAATGGCCCAACTACCCTTGAAGCCAACCGAGTCTTAGAGGCGCGGGGTGTCACAGTCCTACCAGACATTTTGGCCAATGCTGGCGGTGTTGTCGTGAGTTACCTGGAGTGGGTACAAGGTCTTTCTTATGTATTTTGGGATGAAGAGCGCGTCAACCGCGAAATGGAACACTTGATGGTGCAAGCTTATCACCAAGTCACCCAACAATCGAAATCACGGCAAATTCCTCTACGATTAGCAGCTTATACCTTGGGAGTCGGTAGGGTTGCCCAAGCTTTGACTGACAGAGGTCTCTATCCTTAAAAGGGACTGGGGACACAACGACCACGCTCAGTGCATCGCTGGGGACTGGGGACTGGGTAATTATGAAAAAATTTGGTAGGGGTCAGAGCAAATTTCATAATTTTTCTTTTTGAAAACCCATTACTGCTAATCCCCAGTCCCCTTTATTCCTTATTGCCAAATATAAATAAGGATAAACAAAACAATCCAGATGACATCGACAAAGTGCCAGAACAAAGAGGTGGCATTGACTCCAAAGTGACCTGTCTCGTAGTTGCCAGGTATGAACGATCGCACTAAAATAATCAACTGCAACAGAATTCCAGTAAAAACGTGCAAACCGTGGAAACCTGTTAATAGATAAAACATACCTCCGAAGGTTCCAGCGGTGAAGCCAAAAGCCAGGTGACTCCATTCAATGGCTTGTCCCAGCAAAAAGTAGCTTCCCATCGCCATCGTTGCTAAGAGAAATAGGCGAAATCTCCACAAGTTATGGCGTTGCAGCGCCCGTTCCGCCAAGTAAATCACAAAGCTACTAGCAACGAGAATTACCGTGTTGATTGCAGGTTCTTTAATTTCTAGTCCCTCAACACCAACTGGTAGCCAGTTAGGAGTCGTTGTTTTGTAGATAATGTATCCTGCAAAAAAACTGAGGAAAATAACGCTTTCAGACAGTAGGAAGACGATGAAGCCAAACATCTTACTGCCTTCTTCATCATGACCATGTTCGCCGCCTGTCTCATGCAGATGTTGCTGCAATTCATCTGAAACAATATAACTGTCCATTGGTGGAATTATCCTTGGATGAGGGGGATGAGGGGGATGAGGGGGATGAGGGGGATGAGGGGGATGAGGGAGATGAGGGAGAGTATTTATAGAAAAACTTTTTTATCTCCCTCTGCTTCCTCATCTGTCAAATGCTATTTCTGAATGCAACTTGCTATCAACTTCTGCTGTTAACGGTTCAGATTTGCCGTAACCATAAGGTTCAGAAATGACGATGGGAATTTCTTCAAAGTTTTCTACTGGGGGTGGTGAAGAAACCAACCACTCTAAACCAATGGCCCGCCAAGGATTATCTGGTGCTTTCTCACCTTGCATCCAAGAAATTACCATATTGAAAATGAAAGGCAAAGTGGACATTCCTAATAGAAATCCGCCGAGGCTAGCAATAATGTTCCAAAATTCATACTCTGGGGCGTAAGAAGCAACTCGCCGTAACATCCCTTGTAATCCTAATGGGTGCATCGGTAAAAAGTTGAGATTGGTACCGATGAAGGCTAACCAAAAGTGCAATTTGCCCCAACCTTCGTAGTACATGCGTCCGGTCATCTTGGGGAACCAGTGATAGATGGCAGCATATAAACCCATCGTCACGGTACCGTAGAGGACATAGTGGAAGTGTCCGACTACAAAGTAAGTATTGTTAACGTGGACATCAACCGGCACAGAGGAAAGCATGATGCCTGTGATCCCGGCGAACACAAACATGACTAATGCACCCAAAGCAAACAGCATCGGCGTATTCAGCCGCAGTTTACCGCCCCAAATGGTCGCTACCCAAGCAAACACCTTAATGCCGGTGGGTACAGACACAAACATGGTAGTCAGCATGAATATCAACCGCATCCAGCCAGGAGTACCACTAACATACATATGGTGAAACTCAGCAATAGTATGATGAGTAAATGCACTATTCTGTTGCCTGAGAGACATTGCTCATTGTGGACAATGTACATTTTGAACGCTAAAAGTAAGCAAAATTTAAGAAAATGTCAACAACTGAATTACATCAGAACGAGAGCGAATTATTCGCAGATTTTGAACCTCCAGCTACAACCGATGGGAGTTATATGGGTATTGCACATCAAAAGCGAGCGATCGCTAGTTATTTAAGTGATAAATTTGATGATGAGTTCCAAAGTGTCAAAGCAAGACTTAAGTCCGCTAAAGTCAAGGTAGGCTTATGTTGTGATAAAGGAAGCATCCAGCTACAAGCGTCTTTACCAATCAAGCCCGGTGATAACGATACCAAAGGTACAGGAACTAAACAGTACAAAATATCTTTGGGTATTCCCGCTAATTTGGATGGACTCAAAACTGCGGAAGAAGAAGCTTATGAACTTGGTAAATTAATAGCTCGTAAACAGTTTACGTGGACAGATAAATATTTAGGTAAACAAGCTTTAATTTCCAAACAGATTTTAACTATCAAAACAGCTTTAGAAACTTTTGAACAAGAGTATTTTAAGACTAGAAAAAGAACGATAAAAAGTGAACATACCTATTATCAGTATGAGTCACGAATCAAGCAACATATTAGTTTAGATTGCCCGATTACATCAGATGCTTTAAAGACAGAAATTTTAAAATGTTTTAGTGAATCACAAAGATGGCAATTATTTAAAATTCTCAATGTTTTAGCTGGCTGTTTTAATATTAACATTGATTTATCAGTATTTAAAAAACAACCATTACCGAAAGCTAGAAATATTCCTAACGACTCAGACATCATTAAATACTTTCATGAGTATGAAAAATACGCTTATGCCACACCTAGTAGACGTAGAAGTGGTTTTGAAAATAATTGGCTTTTTTGGAGATGGATGTATGGCATGATAGCAACCTATGGGTTAAGACCGAGAGAAATTATTTTAGAACCGGATATCAATTGGTGGTTAAGTCCAGACAATAAGGATTTGACTTGGAAAGTTAGCGAAAAATGTAAGACAGGAGCTAGGGAAACTTTACCTTTATATCCTGAATGGGTTAATTTATTTGATTTAAAAAACCAACTCTGCATAGAAATGTTGGTAGAAAAAATCTCTAAATTTACATCATTTAAAGATTGTAGCTATGTAGTACAACATAATGCCTCGTGGTTTGATGACAAAGTGCAGATACCATTCAATCCCTATGATTTACGACATGCTTGGGCAATTCGGGCGCATTTAATGGGAATACCAATCAAAGCAGCGGCTGATAATTTAGGGCATTCTGTAGAAATGCATACTAAGGTTTATCAAAAATATTTTGGACTTGATAATCGCAAAAAAGCTATTAATGAAGCACTTAGTAAGAAATCTGATTTAGAGACGCTGAGGGAAGAAAATCAAAGGTTGAAATTAGAAATACAATTGCTGCAATTCGAGAATGAAAAATTGAGACAATCAGTTTGTAGCAATACTAAAATATAGTACTTCGATTGCCAAAAATCATTTGTTTGTGTATGAGTTATTGTAGGGTGCGTTATGGCTTCAGCCTAACGCACCGCGTATCTTACAGCTATTTTCAGATAAATGAACCATATTTTTTTTGTTTCACGCAAAGGCAAGGCAGCGCGTTGGGCGGCTTTGCCGACAGCCGCGCGACTGCCGCGCAAAGGCGCAAATAATAACGCAAGAGTGTGGTCTAAATAAATGAAAACTGCTGTAATACTAATTTAAAAAAAGAATGTCGCAGATTAAACCTCTTGCATAAATCTTTTTTTTGCCTCACGCAGAGAAGAGGGTGAAAAGAAGGACTTCTGGAAAAGATTTATTCTCTTTATTCAGATGAAATACCAAAATTACGTTTCTTTTTCTTTGCGTCTTTGCGCCTTTGCGTGAGGAAAATTCATATTTTCAATCAGTAACGCCGCTATTGACAAAGACTTTTAGCATTAATTGAACAGTATTATTAACCAGCTGAACGTTGATTTTTATTTTATAAGCGAAAAATAAGCGCTACAAACTGTTACTAGTATTACAAAAGCGCTTCACAAAATCCTGGCAATGCTGATATATAGCTGGAGATATAAGTCGTTAAATAGAGGAAGTTAACCCAAATTTAAGCAATTTAGTACAGCCGCACCTGAAATTGCTTATTTATCAACCTTTTAAACTACTAACAAATTTATATGGTGTACCCAAACAATAGCGCTGACTACGGCAATCAAGATTGATGAAATGGCAACTACTTTGTAGCCAAACAGAGGCTTACGTGAATAAACTGGGAAGATTTCTGAGAAAATGCCGAAGACGGGCAAAATAATCACGTAAACGGCGGGGTGGGAGTAAAACCAGAAGTAATGCTGGAACATCACAGGATTTCCTCCGTTAGCTGGGTTAAAAAAGCCAGTACCAACGGTGAGATCCAGTAGTAGCATCACTGCACCAGCAGTCAGTGCAGGTAGTCCGAACAATTGGATAATTTGGGCGCTAAATACTGCCCAGACAAATAAAGGCATCCGGAAAAAGGTCATGCCTGGTGCCCGCATCTTCACGATTGTGGTGACAAAGTTAACTGCCCCCATAATCGAAGATACTCCAGATATTGCTACCGCCAGCAGCCACATGACTTGTCCATTGATTAAGTTACCTGTGGGATTCTGGAGACTCACCGGTGGATAAGACCACCAACCTGCTTGGGCTGGGCCACCGGGAACAAAGAAACTACCCATCAACAGAATCCCGACTACAGGCACCATCCAAAAAGCGACGGCGTTGAGGCGAGGAAATGCCATATCTCTCGCCCCAATCATCAGGGGTACTAGATAGTTAGCAAAACCAACTAGCGAGGGAAATGTCCATAAGAACAGCATCACAGTGCCGTGCATGGTAAACATCCCGTTATAGACGGTGCGATCTACTAAATCTGCTTCGGGTGTAATTAGTTCTCCCCGCAGCACCATCGCAAAGATACCGCCGACTAAAAAGAAGAAGAATGAAGTAACAAGGTACTGAATACCTATGACCTTGTGGTCAGTGCTAAAGCTGAAGTATCGCTTCCAGTCACCTGGGGATTCGTGGTGAGGCTTTTCAGTCGGGAGACTGAGGCCTTCAATAGGGATATTTGTCATCGGTGATCCTTTTAACCTGGGTAATTAACTAAAGGAGATGGTGCAGGTGCAACTGTCGTCCAACCAGTTTTCACTGACTGAGTAGATGCTTGGGCATACTCAGAAGCTGCTTGATTTTTGGCTGGTGATGGTTCTTGGGTTGCAGCTTGGGCTAGCCACTGGTGGTACTTTTCTGGAGATTCGACAACTACATTGGCTTGCATGGTTGCAAAGTATGTGCCGCTATATTGAGAATCAGTGAGGCGATATTCACCGGTGCGGATGGGAGTGAATTCAAAGTCGATGGTGTGGTTGGGAATAATGTCTTGCTTGAGACGGAATGCCGGAATATAAAAGCCGTGCAGAACGTCTTCTGATTGCAAGGCTAAACGCACCCGGCGATCGCTAGGCAAATGCAATTCGGTGCTGGTAATATTGTTCTCTGGATAGTGGAAGACCCAAGCCCATTGTTTAGCCACTACGTCGATTTTCTCTACAGGTTCAGCTAAAACATCAACAGGTGCATCTTTTGTTGCTGCATAAGCCGATTCCATCCCCATAGGATTATGTAGGTGAACTAACTGCGCGGGGCCTTGAATTGCCATTTGTTCGTAAACTTGAGAACTGTAACCTGCAATCCAAAGCACTAGCATCACTGGGATGGCTGTCCAAACAACTTCTAAGGCGATATTACCTTCAATGGCTGGGCCGTCGGTGAAGTCATCTTTTTTCGCCCGATGGAAAATAATCGAATACACCAGAGTGCTAGTCACTCCCAAAAAGATGAATGCACCAAGCGTTACCAAGAAGCTAATCAAATCGTCAATCAGGTGAGATTCGGCTGCTGCTTGTGGGGGAAGCCAAAAATAAGCTTGCTTACCTATCCAGAGACTGGTGAAAGTCACTGCGATCGCACCCGTAATCAGGGTCAATATATTTAATATCTTGCGGATGTTCATAGTCAAGGGTCAAGAGTCAAGGGTCAAGAGTCAAGGGTCAAGAGTCAAGGGTCAAGAGTCAAGGGTCAAGGGTCAAGGGTCAAGGGTCAAGGGTCAAGGGTCAAGGGTCAAGAGTCAAGAGTCAAGGGTCAATAGTAACAACTCTGGACTATTGACTATTGACTTTGGACTCTGCAAAGCAGTGTTTACTTGAGGACTGTATTCAGGTCTTTGCCTAATCGCAACAAATTATCTGCTGTGTTGTGTACGCCAAATTCAGTAGCCATTTGCGCTCCTAGTGTGCCGTGGAGAAACATAATGAACATGACTACTACACCTGTGAGTAAATAACTCCAATGGACTTGTTTATCTGCATCTTCACTCCAGACGAAGCGCTGCCATCCTCTCCAAATTGTCATAATCACAATCAAGGCTAATAACAATACGCCACCAACACCATGCCAAAGCATGGTTTCCATTGCCTGCAATCCCCAGGCACTTTTGACATCGGCTGGTGGTGTTGCCAGCAGCATTTCATAAAAGCCTGCTGCAACGGTGAAAAAAGTGATGATGCTGGAAGCTAGCATGTTGTACCAACCGACATCAAAGAAGTTGGCACGTTCTACAGAAATCGCCAAAAATTTGAAGACCCATTTTTGGAAGGGAAACAGCACACCAACGATATCAAAGGTAATGCCGATGATGAATAAACCCAGAGTCAGATGTACTAAGTTGGGATGAATGGGAATGGTGTAAGGCAGTCCGTTGGCACCCAAGTCGCTCAATTGATTAATCAGTTCAGAGTTCATTGCAAAATTCCTTCCTTTACCGCTTCCACCACTGGGACTGTGTGCAGTCCATATACCCAAACAAGTTGATCTCCAAGATAGACCTGCAAGCCAACTATCACAGTTAACAGCAGCCCTGCCCCTAGATAATAAATTGGTAGTTTTTGTGGGTTGCGAGAACGAATTACATAGCGCCATGCTGTGATGGTCGCAATTAGTCCTGAAAGTGACCAACCAATCAAGGTGTGTACATTTAGTACTGATTTAGCTAAGTCATAAGGTTGTGCCAAGCCGGCTTCAAATTGACCAAAAATTATGGCTACGAAGATGGCGATCGTGGCAACAAACATATTCCACCAACTCACCTCGAAAAGATGAGTTTTACCAGTAAAGTAACCAACTACATCACAGAAGAATGCAAACAATACCATCGCAATTACGAAGTGGACTACGATGGGATGAATCGTATCTGGGTAGGGTAAATTGTGATCGTTCAAAGATGTAAGATACTCAAGCATTGTATTCTCCTGGACATATCTACCGCTCCTCAGTTAATCCTCAATGATTGACATGCAATCACAACAATACAAGCATTCACAGATAACCGGAATTTATCATCAGATCTGCGTAGCGAAATCCGGCGGCTCTTGTGTAAGCTTTCTTGTAGCCAAATGATGGGAGGCTATTATTTATAGTTAATGATTGAGTTTAATTTATTTGTTCATGCTGATACTCTACAACAGTGATTTTTAATTTTTATAAACAAAATCAATGTTGGGGATTTGATTTAGTGTTTCCTATCTCTTAGCTTAAGTTTTTTTTTAGCAATTGTCAAAAAATTAAAATATCAGATAAAAAAGCTTGATAGTATAGCTGATTTTGCTATTTTCATGAAATTGCACATTAAAAAACATTTAAATGTACAACAACTAACATTTATAAAATATGCATTTGTAATAGTAAATACAAAAGTAATAAAAGCGTGTTTTTTAATTATAAATATAGTCAATATTGAAAGTAAATTAGTAATTATATTGGAAGTAATAATGTGAAAAACAAAATCCCCGACTTCTCAGAGAAGTCGGGGATCTGTGGCAAAAATAGCACTTTTATAGCCTACCTACAAACTCATCATTGTCAGTCAGGCGTTGGCTGTTCCAGAATTGTTCTGCAAATGCAACTGCTGGGTGAATTGGGGCTTTAGGCTTGGTTTTCAGTACCATAGAGGCTTCGTGAAGCAAGCGATCGCTCTTAGTTGAGTTACACTTCTCGCAGGCAGTTACAACATTATCCCAACTGTGTTGTCCACCTTTTGAACGGGGAATCACATGATCAAGCGTTAGATGTTTGGTGCTACCGCAGTATTGGCAGGTGTGGTTGTCTCGCTTCAGTACTTCACGTCGATTCACAGGAGGCACTTTCCAGTGTCTTTCAGGATTGCCAACTGTCAAACGGATGTGTTCAGGAACTTGCAATACCACATTGGGTGAGCGAATTTCCCAACGCTTGGTGCTGCCAAACTCCAACGATTCTGCCTGACCTGTGATTAACAGTGCGATCGCTCGTCTAATATTAATACGTGCCAATGGTAGATAATTCTTAGAAAAGACTACCACCGAATTTTGTAATACATGTGGTTGTTGACTGCGCTGTTGAGCTTCCATATGTTGATTTACTCCTCAAAAAACAACCCCCGCCTCTAGTTATTAAAAGCGGGGGTGGGGAAGTACTCACTTTTTGCCCTATATTGGTGCTGGAAAGCATCTGCACCCCCCCCCTCTGGATCAGTTGATCACGATTGATCAATTTGCAAATCCCTGCCTCTATGCCAACACTTGCAGATTTACCGCCAAAAAATCGATACTTTCCCTCAAGCACAAGCAACGCAAGTATTCCGCCTAAACCCTTACTGGGTTGGCAATACATCCCGTTACTAATATTTGAAGAAAATCTGCTCATGACCGACACTTTGTAGTATTTATGATAAAGGCTTATATACATACTACACTTGTAGTATGTATTTGTCTAGCAATTGGGAAGCCAGCAACGCGAAAAAGCGAGATCATCATAATCCCGTTAGCACAATCCAAATCTTCGTAAAATCAAGGTTTTCAACCTGTGCAGGCGGGTAAAGCCTCGTGTAGCCACGACTTTCAGTGCAGGAATGCAAGATAAGTAAATCAACTTTGAAAACGTCAAATAGAGTTTTTGCGATTACTTCGCTACACTTCGTTGCGCTCGTAATGACATTTCACGTTTAATTAGGTTGAGCTACTTATCAGTTACTGATTCTTTGGTGAATTGGATAGAAAAACAAAGCTTAAATGTAGTAATTATGAGCCAGTAAAGAGTAGTTATTTACAACTATTCAAGTTAAATAAGTAAAAGGCAGTAGGCATAATGTCAAACCACCAACAGCAGAAGGTTTCTGTCGTTGGGATTTTACGTTTTATTATGTCCACCTCATTATAATAATCTCATGACATTGAAATTCCAAATAAAATTAATATCAAAACTACATTATTTATGTACGTTATATAGTTAATCCTACATTGAAATAATCAAAAAAATAAAACATGATGTAAATGGGATAAGTCAATTACAGGCTTTATTCAAATTTCAGCACTTTATGGAAAGTTGTTTAACTATGAATCACAACAATACTGATACTCAAATTTCAGCTTAAACAATACAATCATTTTTTTGAGAGTTGGGAAATTAAAGCTGTTCAAATAGGTAATAATTGCTCTATTTTTAAAATTAAATTTTAATAAAAATGGTAGATTTTAGATAATTTATATTTTTATTTATGTTTGATTAATAATACATGAGATTCTTTTAATTTTTTGTATCAATACTAATTGAGGTAGTCACAGTCTGGATATTAATGAACTGAGGCTCTCATCGATATTAGACCTCTTACAAAAGTCGTTATTTGCGATCTTTTCTTTGCGCGGCAGTCGCGCGGCTGTCGGCAGAGCCGCCCAACGCACTGGCTCGTCTTTGCGTGAGACAAAAAAAGATTTATGCAAGAAGTCTATTGATTTTCAACCATTCACTTTTTTATTTATTGGCAACAAATATGTTATTTCAGCACTCTACAGTCAACAACAAACGTGGAGAAATAATACAGCCTCTGACGGATTAACTGTTCACAGGGATACGCGTTCTTTTAAAGAAAGTCTTGAACAATCTTTACTTCACAAAATTGAAACTGACTTTCTCGTGGTACATGTAAGACACGCAACCCTCGCGCACAACCAGGGCATTGAATACACTCATCCTATTACACAAAAAGAAACGCTTGTACCCTGGTATCTTTTTCATAACGGCTTTCTTCCCACTATTTACCAAAAGTTGGGACTTGAACGCTCAAACTTTGATTCTAGAGAGTACTTTGATTACATTATTCCTCAAGGGCAGGATAAATTTTCTGACAACTTGGAAATCATAGAAAAATTAGAAAGTCTTGCACCAGGTGGTAGTTCTGCTAATGCTATAGTTGTAAATCCTAAAAGGGCTTATGTAATTCATTGGACTTCAAAAGATACCCGCTTTCCGTCCTACTTCACAATGTATAAATTACAAACAAAGTCGGCAGTTTTCATCGCTTCTGAAATGATTCCCGAAATTGCCCCCTATGAAAAATGGACTCCGTTAGCTAAGGGGGAAATTATAGAACTTCCATTTGTGGATCATAAAATATGAAAAGTATTAACAAAACTTGGGAACCACTTGTTTACAATTTTGGTGAACAACCATTAAATATTGATGCCTTAAAAGGAATTGCTGAAAACAAGTATGCAGCAATTGTGATCAAAAATTCCCTCAATCAGAATATCCTTGATACTACTGTTGAAGTCATCCAGGATAATCTGAAACAAGCAGTAGCTACTCAGTATTGTAATGGAACTCTGACTACGATAGGCCCTTATCTGGCGAAATATCTCAACCAACCTGACAAATATTTTCTAGAAGCTCAAGCAAATAGCTCATTGTTTCCAAAACATTTTGATATCTCTCATTATGTCAGAGAACAACTACAGCATATTTTTAACTTACACAGTCTGACAATAGCAGAAGAATCAGATGGACGAAAATATGCACCGTTTGTTGTGAGAATTCATTCTGATGGTGTAATGAATCCTTTACATAACGACAATATTATGAGAGATGCTAAATCAACAAATTTGTTACTTGCAAAGCTTAAATATCAACTTAGCTGTATTATCTGTGTTCAAGAGTGTGACAGTGGAGGTAACTTACGTCACTATATGAAACCTTGGATTCCTGAGGACGAAAAGTATAAAATCAAGAATGGAATTGGATATGATTATGAAGTTGTGAAAGAAAAACCTTGTTTCGTTTTCAAACCGAAAGCTGGCGATGTTTATCTGATAAATCCAACAAATTATCATGAAATTGACCAAGTACTAGGACAAACACGGATTACAGTAGGTTTTTTTCTTGGCTTTTTTGATGCTGAGCTAAAAAATGCTGTAGTTTGGAGTTAAGAGGATGTTTTAAAAGTTTTGGGCGAATTATATTCGCTAAGCTGTTCCACATTTAACTTGCATATAATGGGCGGGCAAGATGCCCACCCCACAAAAATTTCAAAAATTTAGTTATGCAAACTAAATATGCTTTATTTTACTACACAAGCAAAGTCCGCCTTTCCTGCGGAACGCTAGGCGAACGCGGACTCACACAAAATCAGGACTTACGCACGGACTACGATTTTACGTCATTAGGAGCTTAGCATTGCGATCGCAAAAGCTTAGTTTTTCGTCACGAGTGCGTAAGTCCTAAAAATGAAGGATCTTAAACCCACGAAGGTGGGTTTTGTCTGTATAGCCGCGATTTCTAATCGCCAGTACTGACTGTTGGGTTACTTTTATACTGAACCGTATTGTTATATAATCAAGTATTTTTTGAAAGGAACAAAAACATTGACAGCTAAAGATACTTTTCTTGCAGTGCTTGTTGCACTTATATGGGGGCTGAATTTTGTTGTTATCAAGCTTGGGCTTGATGCATTTCCTCCATTTTTGTTTTCGTGTCTACGATTTACTGTTGCAGCCTTTCCTGCTGTAATTTTTTTGAAAAGAGGTCAAATATCGTGGAAATGGATTTTAGTAATAGGTTTTACTTTAGGTGTTGTTAAGTATTCTTTTCTATTTATAGGTATTAAAGTTGGTACGCCTGCTGGACTTGCTTCTCTTCTACTTCAATCCCAGGTTCTCTTTACCTCTCTGCTTTCCGCTAGATTATTGAATGATGCTCCAGTACTTTGGCAAAAAATTGGTATTACTGTTGCTTTTAGTGGACTGGGACTAATTGCTTCAAGCATGATTAATAGTGCTAATTTTTTGGGTTTTTGCCTAGTATTAATGGCATCTGTAGCTTGGGCTTTTGCGAACATCTTCTTAAAGATGGCAGGAAAAGTTGATATGTTCAGGCTGATGATCTGGATGAGTATTGTTCCTCCCCTACCACTACTTGCTTTGTCAATGATTTTTGAAAATGGGCAGCAGGAGGCTATTACTAATATTAATTTGCTTGGGGTAGGAACAATTATTTACACAGGACTAATTGCGACTGTGGTTGCCTTTGGTATTTGGGGGTGGCTATTAAGAATATATTCAGCGAATATTGTGACGCCTTTTGCCCTGCTTGTTCCGGTCTTTGGATTGGGTTTTTCTGCTTTGTTTCTTCATGAAACAATTACCACAATCAACTTAGTAGCTTCGTTATTAATTTTGATAGGTTTATTTCTGATTGTGTTTGGCAGAAAATTCTCAAGCAGGGCAATCCAATCTTAATGTGGCACAATTACGATTGGCTATCAATTCAATATGTATATAAAACAATACGGTTCAGTTAAGGCTAAAAGTGTTTGCAAAAGTCAATTTTTTTAACGAACTGCCAAGGACGCCAAGGGCGCAGAGAGAAGAAAATAAAAGGAAGACATGCTTAACTGAACTGTATTGGTATATAAAACTAATATCGCCAGTCTTCTAACTGTGTCACTAGAAAATAGCGCACGTGGTCAACGAAAGAAGAACCCCATTTGTGAGTCCCATGTCCCATCCCAGGTACGACATAACAAGCACCATCGCCAAAGCTTTTAGCACAATTTTGGGCATCTCTGATGCTGACAATGGGGTCGTTAGCACCGACTAAGAAGCGGACTCGACGCGGAGGCTTCACCCGTTCAATATAAGTCATTGGGTTGCAAGCGCAACTATGGTTGTCAGGGTATTTAAGATTATTGACTAACTGTAAAACCTTAACTAAAGGTTTCATCTCTGGTCTGACTCGCTCTAAGATTACTTCTGCTAGTCCGCCCAAGGGTGAAGCT
Above is a window of Nostoc sp. UHCC 0702 DNA encoding:
- a CDS encoding EamA family transporter encodes the protein MTAKDTFLAVLVALIWGLNFVVIKLGLDAFPPFLFSCLRFTVAAFPAVIFLKRGQISWKWILVIGFTLGVVKYSFLFIGIKVGTPAGLASLLLQSQVLFTSLLSARLLNDAPVLWQKIGITVAFSGLGLIASSMINSANFLGFCLVLMASVAWAFANIFLKMAGKVDMFRLMIWMSIVPPLPLLALSMIFENGQQEAITNINLLGVGTIIYTGLIATVVAFGIWGWLLRIYSANIVTPFALLVPVFGLGFSALFLHETITTINLVASLLILIGLFLIVFGRKFSSRAIQS
- a CDS encoding cytochrome c oxidase subunit II; its protein translation is MNIRKILNILTLITGAIAVTFTSLWIGKQAYFWLPPQAAAESHLIDDLISFLVTLGAFIFLGVTSTLVYSIIFHRAKKDDFTDGPAIEGNIALEVVWTAIPVMLVLWIAGYSSQVYEQMAIQGPAQLVHLHNPMGMESAYAATKDAPVDVLAEPVEKIDVVAKQWAWVFHYPENNITSTELHLPSDRRVRLALQSEDVLHGFYIPAFRLKQDIIPNHTIDFEFTPIRTGEYRLTDSQYSGTYFATMQANVVVESPEKYHQWLAQAATQEPSPAKNQAASEYAQASTQSVKTGWTTVAPAPSPLVNYPG
- a CDS encoding site-specific integrase, which encodes MSTTELHQNESELFADFEPPATTDGSYMGIAHQKRAIASYLSDKFDDEFQSVKARLKSAKVKVGLCCDKGSIQLQASLPIKPGDNDTKGTGTKQYKISLGIPANLDGLKTAEEEAYELGKLIARKQFTWTDKYLGKQALISKQILTIKTALETFEQEYFKTRKRTIKSEHTYYQYESRIKQHISLDCPITSDALKTEILKCFSESQRWQLFKILNVLAGCFNINIDLSVFKKQPLPKARNIPNDSDIIKYFHEYEKYAYATPSRRRSGFENNWLFWRWMYGMIATYGLRPREIILEPDINWWLSPDNKDLTWKVSEKCKTGARETLPLYPEWVNLFDLKNQLCIEMLVEKISKFTSFKDCSYVVQHNASWFDDKVQIPFNPYDLRHAWAIRAHLMGIPIKAAADNLGHSVEMHTKVYQKYFGLDNRKKAINEALSKKSDLETLREENQRLKLEIQLLQFENEKLRQSVCSNTKI
- a CDS encoding DUF2231 domain-containing protein; translation: MNSELINQLSDLGANGLPYTIPIHPNLVHLTLGLFIIGITFDIVGVLFPFQKWVFKFLAISVERANFFDVGWYNMLASSIITFFTVAAGFYEMLLATPPADVKSAWGLQAMETMLWHGVGGVLLLALIVIMTIWRGWQRFVWSEDADKQVHWSYLLTGVVVMFIMFLHGTLGAQMATEFGVHNTADNLLRLGKDLNTVLK
- a CDS encoding DUF2231 domain-containing protein, producing the protein MLEYLTSLNDHNLPYPDTIHPIVVHFVIAMVLFAFFCDVVGYFTGKTHLFEVSWWNMFVATIAIFVAIIFGQFEAGLAQPYDLAKSVLNVHTLIGWSLSGLIATITAWRYVIRSRNPQKLPIYYLGAGLLLTVIVGLQVYLGDQLVWVYGLHTVPVVEAVKEGILQ
- a CDS encoding HNH endonuclease, translated to MEAQQRSQQPHVLQNSVVVFSKNYLPLARINIRRAIALLITGQAESLEFGSTKRWEIRSPNVVLQVPEHIRLTVGNPERHWKVPPVNRREVLKRDNHTCQYCGSTKHLTLDHVIPRSKGGQHSWDNVVTACEKCNSTKSDRLLHEASMVLKTKPKAPIHPAVAFAEQFWNSQRLTDNDEFVGRL
- a CDS encoding heme-copper oxidase subunit III, translated to MDSYIVSDELQQHLHETGGEHGHDEEGSKMFGFIVFLLSESVIFLSFFAGYIIYKTTTPNWLPVGVEGLEIKEPAINTVILVASSFVIYLAERALQRHNLWRFRLFLLATMAMGSYFLLGQAIEWSHLAFGFTAGTFGGMFYLLTGFHGLHVFTGILLQLIILVRSFIPGNYETGHFGVNATSLFWHFVDVIWIVLFILIYIWQ